The segment AGCGGGGAGACCTGCGACAGGTAGAGGCTGACGACGACCGCCACCATTCCTCCCCAGCGCCACCACTCCCGGGTGGACGTGGCGATGTCCCACAGGTCCGGCGTCTCGGCGGTGGGTGTGGGGCGCATCAGGCGCAGCACGAGCCACGGCACCGCGAGGAACAGCAGCACCTTGCTCGCCGGGTAGAGCAGACCGGCCGGGTCCTCGGGGTCACCTGAGGGGCCAAGCGCCAGGTTGGCCAGGATGAACGCGGCGAGGCAGGCGAGCAGCAGCGCCGACTCAACTCCCAGCCGGTGTCCCCGCAGCGCGGCGCGGATGCCGCGTTCGGGCTCGTCGGAGACGTGGGGCGGGACGAGCCGCGTCAGGACCAGCCCGACGAGGACCGGAACGGTGAGCGCCCAGAGGGGAGTCGTGCCGTATCCGTCGGCGGACGACTCCACCGCGGTGTTGCCGGTGGCCCAGAGCACGGCGAACGCGCCCACGAAGAGCGCGAGACCCGCGACGAGCCACGGCAGCCCGCGGCGACTCGACTGGGTCGCGTCCGATGCCGGCGTGTGTTGCCGCACGTGATGTACCTCCCTGATCAGCCGCCTCGGGAGCGACCCAACGCTGGTGACTCGGGGACCGCGAACGCGGAACCGCACCCTGACGCATGCCACGGTAGGAGCGGTCCGACGCCCAACGACGCAAAACTCCGACGCGCGTTCGTTATTGTTATCTTTTCGAGATTTCTTTTGGTGGGCGGTCGATCCCACACCGATGCCCGAGGCACGGTGGTGCCGCGCGGCGAGCTCCGCCTGAGATGCTGGACAGTGTGTGGATAGGCATCCTGGGATGGCCCGAGGCGCGGGACCATGACGGCCAACCGATCGACGTCGGCGGGGCCCGGGTGCGCGCGCTCCTCGCCCGCCTCGCGCTTGACGCTGGGCGCACCGTTCCCGCCGATGCCCTGATCGACGACCTGTGGGGCTCCGCCGCACCATCGGCCGCGTTGAACGCGCTGCAGTCGCTGGCCGCACGCCTACGACGCGCCCTCGCCAAGGGCAACGTGAACCGCGTGCTGCTGTCCGAGCGCGGTGGATACCACCTCGCCGTCCCCGAGGCCGACGTCGACGCCCACCGATTCGAACACCTCACCACACAGGGCCGCCGCGCGCTCGCCGCCGAGCGGTACGAGACGGCCGCGCGTCTGTTGTGGGACGCCGAACGCCTGTGGCGCGGGCCCGCTCTGTCCGGCCTGGGAGAGCCCCCCTTCGCGGCCGCCCCCACCGCCCGACTGGTGGAGCTGCGGCTCCAGGCCACCGAGGCACGGATCGACGCCGAGCTCGCCCGAGGACGCCACGGCGCCGTCGTGGCCGAGGCCGAACGGCTCGCGGCCGAGTATCCGCTGCGCGAGCGCCTCCAAGGTCAGTTGATGCGGGTCCTCTACGCCGGTGGGCGACAGTCGGAGGCCCTCGCGGTCTACGAGCGGGTGCGCGAAGCGCTCGCCGATGAGCTCGGGGCGGACCCCTCCCAGGAGCTCACCCGGATCCACCTCGCCGTGCTCCGCCACGCCCCCGAACTCACTCCGGCGGACGCCACCCCCGAAACCGAAACCAGCGCTCCCGCGGACACGCCACCCACGACGAACATCGACGACACCGTCCTGGAACCGAACCTCCCGAAACCCCCGACCGCGCCTCTGACCACCTTCGTCGGTCGGGAGAAGGAGCTGTGTGACCTGCGGTCCGTGCTGGAGGAAGCGCGGCTGGTGACCATCGTCGGACCCGGGGGCGCCGGGAAGAGCCGCCTGGCGACGGAACTCCTGATCCAGACCGAACGGACCCACGACGCCGCGTGGTTCGTGGAACTGGCGTCGTTGACGAGCCCCGCCGACCTCCTCCAGGGCGTGATGGTGCGACTCGGCATCCGAGAACACGCCCTGCTCGACCGCCACAACGCGGCGACGTCCCGGATGATGGGTGACGCGTTCACCCGCCTGGCGGAGACCGTCCGCGACAAGGATGTCCTGCTCGTACTCGACAACTGTGAACACGTCGTCGACGCCGCGGCCTCGCTCACCCACCGACTCCTGGCCGCCTGCCCCAAACTGCGGATCCTGACGACCAGCCGCGAACCCCTCGGACTCACCGGCGAGAGGCAGCTCCCGATCGCCCCGTTGGCCGTCCCCGCCGAAGGGACCGTGGCGATCGACGCGACGTTCAGCCCGGCCATACGCCTGTTCCACGAACGCGCCGTGAACGTCCGCCCGTCGTTCACCGTCGCCGACGACAACGTGGCCGCCGTCATCGAGATCTGCCGCCGCCTGGACGGCATGCCCCTGGCCATCGAGCTCGCGGCCGCCAAGGTGAAGATCCTGAGCCCGGCACAGATCGCGAGCCGTCTCGACGACCGGTTCCGGCTCCTCACCCAGGGCAGCCGCCTGGCGCTGCCCCGCCACCAAACCCTGCACGCCGTCGTGGAATGGAGCTGGGATCTGCTGGACGAACCGGAACGCCTCCTCGCCCGCCGACTCTCGGTGTTCCCCGACGGCGCGACCCTGAGCGCGATCGAGGACGTGTGCTCCGGCGCGGACCTCCCCCGGGCGCGCGTGCTCGACGTTCTCGGGTCGCTCGCGGAGAAGTCCCTGGTGGAGTCGATCGACGCGGGGGAGGACGCCGCCCCGGAGATGCGCTATCGGATGCTGGAGACCGTGCGCGCGTTCTGCGCGGACCGTTTGTCCGAGGCGGGGGAGACCCAGGCCCTGCGGCGGGCCTCCGCCCGGTACTTCCTGGAGCTCGCCGAGACACTGGAGCCCCAGATGCGCACGGGGGAACAGCTCCGCTGTCTGGCGACACTCCGCGCCGAGAACACGAACCTCAACGCCGTCGTGCGGTGGGCGATCGACACCGAGGAAACGGAGATCGCGACGCGCCTCGCGGCCGCCCTGGTCTGGTACTGGCTACTCCGCGGCGGATACGAGTTGCACTGCCTCGTCAGGGAGGTCATGGCGCTTCCCAGCGACGACCTGCCCCTCGAACGAGCGGCCGTCATCTTCGCCCACGTCAACGCGGTACCGGATCACGTCGAGTCGGAGTCCGAACAGCGGGCCATCGCCGACATCCGGGCGCGGCTGCGCGACACCGACCTCTCGGACCACCCCTACCTGGCGTTGCTGGAACCGAGGGCCGCCCTCGTCATCGAGAACGATCCCGCGCTGGCCCTGCGCGCGTTGGAACAGGTCGAGGCGTCACCCGACTCATGGGTCCACGCCGCGAAACTGATGATGCGGGGATTCCTGAAGGACAACGACGGCGACACCACCACCGCGTGGCGGGACCTGAGCGCGGCGCGCAACCTCTTCGCGCGCGTCGGCGACGGGTGGGGGCTGTCGATGAGCGGGCAGGGGGTCGGCGCGCTGCACTCCCTCACGGGTGACTTCGGCCAAGCGATCAGCATCTTCCGCGATGCCCTCTCCCACCTGGAGGCCTTCGGGTCGGTCGAGGACCAGCCGACGTTGCGCGCGCAGATCGGACACGAACTGGTGCAGGCGGGTGATCTCGACGGCGCACGCGGGGAGTTGACCCACGCGCTGGACCTCGCCGACCGGTTCGGGGTGCCTGAGGCCGCGGTGTGGGCGCTGCGGGGGCTCGGGAACCTCGCCCGGAGCACGGGCGACCTGGACACCGCGCACCATCACTACCGTGACGCGTTGGCGATCGCGCGGGAACGCGCGGACGCCCACTACTGGCGAGCCTCGGTTCTGTCGGGGCTCGCGAGTGTGTGCGGCATGCGTGGCGACCTCTCCGACGCGAGGGACTACGTCCAGGAGGCCGTCACGCTCACCATCCACGCGCGGGAGATGGTGATGTTCTCGGGCGTGGCGCACAGCCTGGCCGTTCTGACGCACGTCGAGGGAGACCCCGAGCGCGCGACTCTCCTCACCGCCATGGCGGACCGCGTCCGTGGTGCACGGGACCGGGGAAACCCCGACACCGCGTGGGTCGAGACCCACGCCCGGGAGCGGCTCGGCGACGCCGCCTACGACGGGGTGTACCGGCGGGGATCGGCGCTTTCGCGGGAGGAGGCGGTCGCGCGGGTGCGCGCCGCTGCCGGGGTCACCGACGACGGAGAACCCCAGCGGCCTTCCCTCTGACCGCACCGCGCGTCCGACCAACGCGGCGCACCTGCCCGGGGATGTCAGCGATCTGTGCGTGACCTATCAGCGGTGTTTCCGATCGTGGTCCTGTTGCATCGACCACGGGAGGAGACGCGATGGCGTCTATCGTGCGCGGCACGGGGGATCGACGAGAACGGAGGAGCTTCTCCGCCGTCATCGTGGGCGGCGGGCAGTCCGGACTCGCGATGGCTCACACCCTGCGACAGGCCGGCGGGCGTCCGGTCGTGTTGGAGGCCGGTTCCCGCCCGGTGGGCTCCTGGCCCACCTACTACGACGGCCTGACCCTCTTCACGCCCAACGCGGTCAACGGCCTGCCCGGTATGGCCTTTCCGGGGCGGCCCGACGCCCTCCCCGGGCGGGACGACGTGGTGCGGTACCTGGACCACTACGCCGCGGCGATGGACATCGACGTACGTACCGACCACCGGGTCACGCGTGTGCGTCGGGACCCGGAGGGGTTTCGGGTGCGTACCGACGACGGGGTGGAGCTGTACGGACGGTCCGTCATCGCCGCCACCGGCGGCAGCGGGAGCCTCCCGCATCGCCCGGAGATCCCCGCGCTGCGGAACTTCACCGGCACCGTGCTGCACTCCGTGGAGTACCGTTCGCCCGCCGCGTTCGGGGGTCAGCGGGTCGTCGTGGTTGGTTCGGGGAACTCCGCGATCCAGATCGCGCAGGAACTCCTCGACCACGCCGACGTCACCATGGCGTCCCGCAGGCCGGTCAAGATCTGGCCGGGCTCCGAGAGCGGCCTTGGCACCGGGTTCTGGCGCGTCTTCCAGGCGATGTCCCGGGTTCCGCTCGGGCACTTCGCCCGCCACACTCCCAAGACCGCGGGGATCCCCAACGTCGGCGGCCTCCGAGAGGACGTCGAGAGCGGGAGGCTGGAGCGGCGGCCCATGTTCACCCAGGCCGAGGGACACGAGATCCAGTGGTCGGACGGCACCCGGGAGCACGTGGACACCGTCATCCTCGCCACCGGTTTCCGCCCGAACCTGGGCTACCTCGACGGCATCGGCGCGCTGAGGCCCGACGGCTGGCCGCTGCAGCGCAACGGTCTGTCCTCGGCGCTCCCCGGACTCGCCTACGTGGGCCTGGAGGAGCAGCGGGGATGGCCCACCGCCCTCTTCACGGCCGCGTACGACGCCCGGCACCTCGCCGTCCGTCTTCCGCGCGTCCTGCGCGACGCCGGGCGTCCCCTGTCGCCGGCCACGCGGGACTGACCCGGTCTCGTCACCGAAAGGAACAATGTCAGTGGAACACATCAGATCCGGCCACGCGATCGAAGTCGAGGGGCTGGTCAAGCGCTACGGCGACACACTCGCGCTCACCGGGATCGACCTGGTGGTTCCCGCGGGCACGGTGCTGGGAGTGCTGGGACCCAACGGCGCCGGCAAGACGACCGCGGTCCGTATCCTCGCCACGCTGCTCCGCCCCGACGAGGGCACGGCCCGTGTCGGCGGCTTCGACGTTCGAACGCACGCGCACCAGGTCCGTCAGCTCATCGGAGTCACCGGCCAGTACGCCTCGGTGGACGAGGAACTGACCGGTCACCACAACCTCACGATGGTGGGCCGGCTCCTCGGCCTCTCCCGGGTGGAGGCCAAACGGCGCGCGCGGGAACTGCTCACCGACTTCGACCTGATCGACGCCGGAACGCGTCCGGTCAAGACCTACTCCGGTGGGATGCGTCGCCGCCTCGACTTGGCCGCGAGCCTGGTCAACCGGCCGGACATCATCTTCCTGGACGAGCCCACCACCGGCCTCGACCCGGCCAAGCGCAGCGAGATGTGGACCAGTATCCGAGACCTCGTCAACGACGGGTCGACGGTGCTGCTCACCACCCAGTACCTCGAGGAGGCCGACATGCTCGCCGACGAGATCGTCGTCTTCGACCGGGGCACCGTGGTCGCGGGCGGAACGCCGTCGGAACTGAAGCGACGTTCGGGCAGCCAGACACTGGAGATTCGGCTCACCGACCCGGCCCGGATGCCCGAGGTCGCCACCTTGGTGGCGGGAGTCGTCGGCAGCGAGCCCGTCCATGACCCGGGATCCGCTCTGCTCAGCGCACCCGTCGTCGACGGCGCGGCGATGCCCGCGGTCGTGCGGCGACTGGACGACGCGGGGATCGAGGTCGCCGAGCTGGCGCTGCGGCTCCCCAGCCTGGACGACGTCTTCCTCGCCCTCACCGGACACACGGCGGAACCCAGCCAGGACGCGAACTCGAGTGCCGCGCCGGCCACCCACGAAGGGAGTCGACAATGACGGCGGTCGCCGAGAGGTCACGCACCCAGCCAGTGTCGAGGGGGCGGGTGACGCGGCGGGTGAGCCCACTACTGGGTGTCACGCAGTGTCTCACGCTGACCTGGCGCGGAATCGTCAAGATCAGGCGCAATCCCGAGGTCCTGTTCGACGTGACCCTCACGCCGATCATCTTCCTGGGCCTGTTCGTCTACGTCTTCGGTGGTGCGATCGAGGGGAGCTCCCAGGAGTACCTCCAGTTCGTCCTGCCGGGGATCCTGGGCATGCTCACGGTCTTCGCCACCATGGGGGTCGGCGTCGCGCTCAACCAGGACCTGGACAAAGGCGTGTTCGACCGGTTCCGGAGTCTGCCCACCTGGCGCGTGGCGCCGCTCGTGGGCGCCATCGGCGGGGACATCATCCGCCAGGTCATCGCCATCGCGGTCCTGCTCGGGTTCGGGGCCGCCCTCGGCTTCCGGTTCGTGACGGGGTTCTGGTCCGTTCTCGCGGCGTGCGCGCTCGCGCTCGCCTTCGCCATGGCGCTGTCCTGGTTGTGGGTCCTGCTCGGCCTGGTGATGCGGAAGCCGCAGAGTGTGCAGGGGCTCGGGACGTTGATCCTCTTCCCGTTGGCGTTCGGGAGCAACATCTTCGTTGACCCGGCGACCATGCCGTCCTGGATGCAGCGGTTCGTCGAGGTGAACCCGACCCGCCACCTGATGGACGCCCTACGCGGGCTCATGCTGGGTGGACCCGTGGCCACGCCGGTGTTCTACACGGTCCTGTGGATGGCCGGATTCGTGGTCGTCTTCGCGCCGCTGGCGCTGTGGGTCTACCGTCGCCGGGCCTGACACGTTGGTGACGGGGGCGCGGGTCGCGGGCCCCCGTCACCGTCACTGCCGGTCGGCGCGGCGGCCGGTGCGCCAGTAGGAACAGAACTGGACGCGGTCCTTCGGCACACCGGCCGCGGTGACGATCGCACGTGCGCCGAGGACGAAGGACGCCTCGCCGACGATGTAGACACTGGCGGCGGGGTCGATGGTGGTGGCGCGAAGGTGGTCCAGCGTGCGCTGGCCGACGCGTTCGGTGTGGTCGCGCACCATCCACACGGGGCGGGCGTCGATGTGGTGGCGGCGGTCGGCGGAGTCCGGCACCTCGAGCACGTAGTCGCCCGGTTCGCCCGACCGGGAGCGGGCGATGCCCTCCACCCCGGGCAGACCGCTCTCGTCGGCCACCACCAGGACCGGGCCCGAGTGGTCGTCCATGTTGAAGATACGACCCTGGTCGAGCAGACCCACGGTGTCGCCCGGCTGGGTCTCCAGCGCCCAGCGGGCGGCGACCCCCGTGACCTGCCCGGTCTGGTCTCGGTGGATCACGAGGTCGACGTCCAGCTCCCAGGCGTCGCCCACCCAGCGGGCCGCCCGGATGGTGTAGTTGCGCACCACCGGACGCCGGTGCTCCTCGATGGCCAACAGGCGCGAGTACCATCCCTGCGACGGTCCGAAGGGCAGGTCCAGGGATCCGTCCGGGGCGGGCAGGAACAGCCGGAACCAGTGGTCGTAGCCGAGGTGTTCGAACTCGTCCTCGAATCCGTCCCCGGTGCTGCGCAGGGTGACCCGGGCGAACCCCGGCGAGGGGTGGCTCACGGCGGCCACCGTGAAGGTGCGGACGGAGCTCCGTGTGGGGGTGACGGGGCGGGTGGCGGAGAGCGGTTCCGACATCGTTCCTCAATCAGGCCTGGGCGTCGGCGACGGGTGGGACGCGGCGCGAGGATGCCTCGAGCGTGGGGCGGCGAGCGCTCGCACCGCTGAGCGGCGGGGCGAATGGCCTCGCGTCAGAAAGGTTAGACTAACCTAAGCCCCGCAAGGGTGGCCACCCCCGCCGTCGGATCGGTTTGTCCTACTTCATGGTGGTCGCGACCCCGGCCCGCCCGCGTCGGTGGGGCGCTGGGCTTCCCCGGGGCGGCTCGTCCCGTGTCGCCGAGCCGCCGGAACTCGGCGACGGTTCGCCATAAAAAGTGTGATCTGGGCAATTGCGCCGACGGCCACCGTCCGTCTAACTTTGGTTAGGCAATCCTTAGTATGACGTGGTTGGCCGGTTTCGTGTGCCTTGGGGAAGCTCCCACGGGTCGTTCCCGGGGCAGAGTAGTCCTCCCCCCAGGGGCCGGTCAGCGACGTGGCAGAACCCGAACGGCGCGAGACGGCATAAGGCCCGACCTTCGCGCGCGACAGACCAGCAGGAGCTCGACCCACCCACCAGCCGCCCCCCACTGATCAACCTCAGAAGGACACCATGCCCCGCACCTCCCGACTGACCCTGGTTCCCTCCGCGGTCCTCCTCACCGTCGGCCTCGCGGCCTGCTCCTCCGGAACCTCCGGAGACGACGCCGAAGCCTCCGCCGACTGGACCCCCGTCACTGTGGAACACGCCTTCGGGACCACCACCATCGACGCCGAGCCCGAACGGGTCGCCACCGTGAACTGGGCGAACCACGAGGTCCCGCTCGCCCTGGGCGTCGTTCCGGTGGGGATGGCCGCCGCCAACTTCGGTGACGACGACGGCGACGGCGTCCTGCCCTGGGTCGACGAACGTCTGGAAGAGTTGGACGCGGAGACGCCCGTGCTGTTCGACGAGACGGACGGCATCGACTTCGAGGCCGTCTCCGACACCGCGCCGGACGTGATCCTCGCCGCCTACTCCGGGCTCACCCAGGAGGACTACGACACCCTGAGCGAGATCGCCCCCGTCGTCGCCTATCCGGAGACCGCGTGGGGAACCCCGTGGCGCGAGATGATCGAGCTGAACAGTGCCGCTCTCGGCATGGAGGACGAGGGGGCGGACCTCATCGCCGATCTGGAGCAGCGGATCGACGCCGCCGCCGCGGAACACCCGGCGATCCAGGACGCCGCCACCATGTTCCTGACCCACGTCGACACCGCCGACCTCAGCGAGGTCAGTTTCTACACGGCGCACGACACCCGCACCATGTTCTTCGAGGACCTCGGGATGGCGACGCCGGAGAGTATCGCCGAGGCCTCGGCTGAGACCGACGAGTTCTCCCTCACCCAGAGCGCGGAGCAGGCGGACGCCTTCGACGACGTCGAGATCATCGTCACCTACGGCGGCGACGAGCTCGTCGACGCACTGGAGGGCGACCCGCTGCTGTCCCAGATGCCGGCGGTCGAGAACGGGGCCGTCGTCAGTCTCCCCGGCGACAGCCCCCTGGGCACCGCCGCGAACCCCACACCGTTGTCGATCGAATGGATCCTCGACGACTACCTGGAGCTTCTCGACGAGGCGGCTGACGCGGCGCAGTGACGTCCACCCCCGCACCGCCCCCCGCCGGAACCCACGTCGCGGACGCCGCACCCGTGCGGCGTCCGCCGCGCGGCCGGGCACTCTGGTTCCTCGTCGGGCTGGGTGTCCTGGCGGCGCTCATGGTCGCCTCGGTGACCTTCGGCGCCCGGGACGTCCAGCCGGCCGACATCGTGGCCGCCTTCGGCGGATCCACCGACGGGTTCAGCGAGGCGGCGGTCGCCAAACGCATCCCACGTACCCTGCTCGCGGTGATCGCGGGGGCCGCCCTGGGAGTGTCCGGCGCGGTCATGCAGGGGGTCACCCGCAACCCGCTCGCCGACCCCGGGATTCTCGGCGTCAACATGGGGGCGTCGCTGGCGGTCGTCCTCGGGATGGCTTCCTTCGGGCTCGCCACCGCGTCCGGCTTCATCTGGGTCGCGATCGTGGGCGCGGGCGTCACCGCCGTGTTCGTCTACGCGATCGGTTCGATGGGCCGTGGCGGGGCGACCCCACTGAAGCTCGCTCTCGCCGGGGCGGCGACCTCGGCGGCCCTCGCGTCGTTGATCACCGCCGTGGTGTTGCCCCGTGGCGACATCGCGGACGGAGCCCGGTCCTGGCAGATCGGCGGCGTCGGCGGCGGCACCTTCGACAGCATCTCCCACGTCCTGCCCTTCCTCGCGGTCGGGTTCGTCGTCAGCCTGCTCTCCGCCCGGGGGCTCAACCTGCTCGCCCTCGGTGACGATCTCGCCTCGGGCCTGGGGCAACGTGTGGCCCTCGCCCGGGGCGCCGGCGTCCTCGGCGCGGTGGTCCTGTGCGGAGCGACCACGGCCGTCACCGGCCCCATCGCCTTCGTCGGCCTCGTGGTGCCGCACGTCTGCCGTCTCCTCGCCGGAGTGGACCACCGGTGGCTGGTCCCCTTCTCCGCCCTGGGCGGAGCCGCCCTCCTCACCGCGGCGGACGTCGTGGGCCGCGTCGTGGCACGCCCCGAGCAGATCGACGTGGGCATCGTGACGGCGCTGGTGGGTGCCCCGTTCTTCATCTACTTCGTCCGTCGACAGAAGGTGCGGTCGCTGTGAGCACCACGACCCTCCAGGCGGTCACCCAGGGCCGGGTGCGGCGGGCGCGGCGGCGCCGCTTCGTCATCGTCCTGTTGTCGGTCCTGATCGTGATCGCGTTCGCCGTCACGTTGATGGTCGGCCAGACGTTCTACCCGCCCGGCGACGTCGTGCGGGTAGTTCTGGGCCAGGACGTGGCGGGCGCGTCGTTCACCGTGGGTCGGCTGCGGCTTCCGCGCGCCGTGCTGGCGGTCGTCGCGGGGCTGTGTTTCGGGCTCGCCGGTGTCACCTTCCAGACGATGCTCCGCAACCCCCTGGCCAGCCCCGACATAATCGGCATCAGCTCCGGTGCGAGCGCCGCGGCGACGTTCGCGATCGTCACGCTCTCGCTCGACCGCGTCGGCGTCTCCGCTTTCGCGATCACCGCCGGGCTGGTGGTGGCCATCCTCGTGTACACCCTGTCCTACAAGGGTGGGGTGGCCGGGACCCGGCTGATCCTGGTCGGGATCGGTATCGCCGCGATGCTGGACAGCGTCACCAACTACCTGTTGGACCGGGCGGCACAGTGGGACCTGCAGGAGGCCATGCGCTGGCTGACCGGGAGCCTCAACGGGTCCTCCTGGCAGGAGGTCATCCCCGTCGTCGTCGCCTTGGTGGTGATCGGCCCCGTGCTCCTAGCCCAGACCGGCAACGTCGCCACGTTCCAACTCGGCGACGACACGGCTTCCGCCCTGGGGGTTCGGGTGAACCGGACCCGGCTGCTGGCCGTGGTCGGGGCGGTCGGCCTGATCTCGTTCGCCACCGCGGCGACCGGGCCGATCGCGTTCGTGGCGTTCCTGGCCGGCCCCATCGCGGCGCGTGTCGTGGGCCCGAACGGATCGCTCGTCATCCCCGCCGCCCTGGTCGGGGCGCTCCTGGTGTTGGTCGCCGACTTCTGCGGCCAGTTCGTCTTCGGGACCCGGTTCCCCGTCGGCGTTGTCACGGGCGTGCTCGGCGCGCCCTACCTCATCTACCTGATCGTGCGCAGCAACCGTGTGGGAGGCTCCCTGTGACCCTGGATCACTCGCTCCTCGTCGAGGGATTGACGCTCGGGTACAAGGACCGCGTCGTCATCGAGTCCCTGGACCTCGCCATCCCACCAGGAAAGATCACCGCGGTGGTGGGGGCCAACGCGTGCGGCAAGTCCACCCTGCTGCGCTCGATGTCCCGTCTCCTCACACCGCGCGGTGGGCAGGTCCTGCTGGACGGCAAGCAGGTGCACCGCCTGCCGTCCAAGGAGGTCGCGCGGACGTTGGGGCTGCTGCCCCAGTCCCCGATCGCGCCCGAGGGGATCACGGTGAGCGATCTCGTCGGGCGGGGCAGGCACCCGTACCAGCGTCTGCTGTCCCGCTGGAGCAAGGAGGACGACGAAGCCGTCGCCGCCGCCCTGGACGCCACGGGATCCGCCGACCTCGCCGACCGACCGGTCGACGAGCTCTCCGGTGGGCAGCGCCAACGCGTGTGGATCGCGATGGCCCTCGCCCAGCGCACCGACCTCCTGCTGCTGGACGAACCCACCACGTTCCTCGACGTGAGCCACCAGGTCGAGGTACTCGACCTCCTCACCGACCTCAATCAGACGCTCGGAACGACCATCGTCCTGGTTCTGCACGACCTGAACCTCGCGGCCCGCTATGCCGACCACCTGATCGCGCTCGCTTCCGGCCACCTCCACGCGGCGGGCCCACCCGAGGAGGTCCTGACCCCCGACACCGTTCTCGCGGTGTTCGGTCTCCACAGCCAGATCATCACCGACCCCACCTGTGGCAAGCCGTTGATGCTTCCGATCGGCAGACATCACAGCGCGGTGCCTTCGGTGGACACCGCCTGACCGAGACCGACCACGGTTCGTGTGGCTCCACACGGCCCCTTCGGACGTCGCGTGTCCGGCGCCGGTGGCGTACCCCTACCCGTGGGGGCACGCACCACCGGTGGCCAGGACGGCGAGCGCCGTCGTCTCAGACGGAACCGCGCGTCACAGGTGGGGGAGAACAGAACCCTTCGCTCGCGCCACCGAACCAACGAGGTGAGCCCCCGCGCTCGGCCCCCGCCGTGGAGCGCGACGGTTCCTCGGGTGGCGATCCCGGCATCAGGTGTGGATCCCAGAGCTGGAGGAGTGCGACGCGCGGAACCCGTGCCCCCAGCGTGGACGGGGCGGGACGAGGTCCGGGTTCCCCTGGTTCGACCCTGAGTCGCCCCGGAGAAACCCGGCGAAGTGTGCGCTCCGTGAAGGAGTTGTCACTACACTCGCTGTCCATGCGGAAAGTTAACTATCCAACCGGACAGTCACCTG is part of the Spiractinospora alimapuensis genome and harbors:
- a CDS encoding iron-siderophore ABC transporter substrate-binding protein — encoded protein: MPRTSRLTLVPSAVLLTVGLAACSSGTSGDDAEASADWTPVTVEHAFGTTTIDAEPERVATVNWANHEVPLALGVVPVGMAAANFGDDDGDGVLPWVDERLEELDAETPVLFDETDGIDFEAVSDTAPDVILAAYSGLTQEDYDTLSEIAPVVAYPETAWGTPWREMIELNSAALGMEDEGADLIADLEQRIDAAAAEHPAIQDAATMFLTHVDTADLSEVSFYTAHDTRTMFFEDLGMATPESIAEASAETDEFSLTQSAEQADAFDDVEIIVTYGGDELVDALEGDPLLSQMPAVENGAVVSLPGDSPLGTAANPTPLSIEWILDDYLELLDEAADAAQ
- a CDS encoding FecCD family ABC transporter permease, with translation MTSTPAPPPAGTHVADAAPVRRPPRGRALWFLVGLGVLAALMVASVTFGARDVQPADIVAAFGGSTDGFSEAAVAKRIPRTLLAVIAGAALGVSGAVMQGVTRNPLADPGILGVNMGASLAVVLGMASFGLATASGFIWVAIVGAGVTAVFVYAIGSMGRGGATPLKLALAGAATSAALASLITAVVLPRGDIADGARSWQIGGVGGGTFDSISHVLPFLAVGFVVSLLSARGLNLLALGDDLASGLGQRVALARGAGVLGAVVLCGATTAVTGPIAFVGLVVPHVCRLLAGVDHRWLVPFSALGGAALLTAADVVGRVVARPEQIDVGIVTALVGAPFFIYFVRRQKVRSL
- a CDS encoding FecCD family ABC transporter permease; this encodes MSTTTLQAVTQGRVRRARRRRFVIVLLSVLIVIAFAVTLMVGQTFYPPGDVVRVVLGQDVAGASFTVGRLRLPRAVLAVVAGLCFGLAGVTFQTMLRNPLASPDIIGISSGASAAATFAIVTLSLDRVGVSAFAITAGLVVAILVYTLSYKGGVAGTRLILVGIGIAAMLDSVTNYLLDRAAQWDLQEAMRWLTGSLNGSSWQEVIPVVVALVVIGPVLLAQTGNVATFQLGDDTASALGVRVNRTRLLAVVGAVGLISFATAATGPIAFVAFLAGPIAARVVGPNGSLVIPAALVGALLVLVADFCGQFVFGTRFPVGVVTGVLGAPYLIYLIVRSNRVGGSL
- a CDS encoding ABC transporter ATP-binding protein; the protein is MTLDHSLLVEGLTLGYKDRVVIESLDLAIPPGKITAVVGANACGKSTLLRSMSRLLTPRGGQVLLDGKQVHRLPSKEVARTLGLLPQSPIAPEGITVSDLVGRGRHPYQRLLSRWSKEDDEAVAAALDATGSADLADRPVDELSGGQRQRVWIAMALAQRTDLLLLDEPTTFLDVSHQVEVLDLLTDLNQTLGTTIVLVLHDLNLAARYADHLIALASGHLHAAGPPEEVLTPDTVLAVFGLHSQIITDPTCGKPLMLPIGRHHSAVPSVDTA